CAGAATTCACCGATTGGCTAACCCAATTTAAAACCGTACTTTTGGGAGGTGCGCCAGCTTGGGATGAACTACTAGAAAAAGCGAGATTTCACCGCATTCAATTAGCACCTACCTATGGAATGACAGAAACCGCCTCTCAAATTGCTACCCTCAAACCCGATGATTTTCTCAACGGTAAAATTAGTAGTGGTCAAATTCTGCCCCATGCGAAAATAAAAATTTGCAATCAGCAAGGTCAAGTCTTAAATTCCAATCAAATAGGTAATATCACCATTCAGACTAAATCTCTAGCCCTTGGCTACTATCCTCAAACTTGGAATAATCAGGATTATTTTCAAGTAGATGATTTAGGATTTTTAGATGAACAAGGTTATTTAAATATTGTCGGGCGTAGCAGTGAAAAAATTATCACAGGCGGAGAAAATATTTATCCAGTAGAAATCGAATCTGTAATTAGAGAAACTCAAATGGTTGCTGATATTTGCGTGATTGGTATCCCAGATCAACACTGGGGACAAGTATTAACAGCCCTTTATGTTCCCAACAATTCAAATACTTCTACAATTGAAATTCAAACCGAACTCCACAAGAAACTCAGCAAATACAAAATTCCCAAACACTGGATTCCTCTATCAAACTTACCCCGCAACACTCAAGGTAAAATCAATCGCCAGCAACTACAGCAAATAGCCACAGAATACCTACAAAGTCTCTCTTAACCTTCTTCTTTCCGCGACTTCGGCATCTTGGCGGTTCGTTTCCAACCACCGAACAATTTCTTCAGGCAATTCCTGTTTCCTTCTACTACTTGCATCAATACAAACATGTCGAGTAATTGCCTTAGCGACAATTACATATGCAACCGAAACTTCATAAGTAATTTCAAACTTATCAACACCCAGCTTTTGGGGAATTAAACTAATTGCTAAATTGTCCCCACAAAACATCGGACGATAAAAATCTACACTACTATGGACAATGGGGAAAGCTACAGATGGATTAGTAAAAAAATCTTTGAGATTAATCCCTGATGCTGCTAGAGATTCTTCATAAGCTTCATGACAAATACTCAAAATATTTGCAAAATATACAACCTGGGCGGCATCAGTATCTTGAAAACGAACAGTGCGTTTATAAGTAAAAGTCATCTTGAAAAATTAGAAATTAAAAAGAGCAAGTGGTAAGCTTGCTCTATAAATTAATTTTACTGTAAAAACAAAACTTCTCACTTTAAAGGATAATATATATCCTCAGAACTAGGATTGAGGTAAGGACGCTGTAAATCAATTAAATGCCGTGCAAAATGTTGATCAATTGTCTTTATACGTTCCTCGATCGCGTTTTTACCTTTTTGCCAAGCTTCCAACAAAGCATTAGCGACAATTTGGCAACGGTTCAACCCAAAACTTTCCCGCGCCGCAAATTTTTGGGTTGGTTCTTCGGCTAAACCCAGCCCAGGTGCCAAAAACTTAGTGAACAGAGGGATTTCAGCCTGAAAATAAGATTGATGTTCTGTATATACAGCCTGAAGTATTTTGTGCATTGCGGGATAGTCGTGACGTTCAAAGTAGAGTAACCCGGAGTCATAGCGCCCGTAGGCACAGGGATTGTAGAGTACCTGAAACGTAAAAGGAATGCTAGCTGTATTTAGTTGCTGTGTCAAACTATCCATCAGCGCGATCGCACCAGATGCAGTAAAATTAAAATACACCCTTCCCGTACCCAAATCTTCGTCTGGGTTCCCCTGCTTTTCCTGTCCTACATTACTCACTGCTAGGTAACACCCATTTTGCAGGCGATTTTTAGGCATCCAAATAGCAACTGATTCACCAGCTTTCACAGATTTTGTACTGGGTTGGAGATGGCAATCTGGCTCAATGTATAATGTCAAACCACCTTTAGTCACTGCCATACTACCATCAGGTTCTTGGCGCAACACTTGCCAGCTAGGGTCAAAATAACCACTTCCGTGATTACTAGTGTGCAGTTGTTCATAAAATTCCCAATCAATCTCCAAAATAGAATTGTTCTCTAAATTTTGCTGTGGCAGACAATTAGCACTATCACTATTGACAGCTAAAATGCTTTGTAGAGAACCATTGTAATAAATACCATGAAGAAAATTTCGCAGTAATAGCGAGAGGTATTTATGTTGTAAGGCAGGAGAATTTTGTTGAAACCTTTCTGCTACTTTAGCCGGCAGAGAAAAAGGTTGATAACTGGGATGGTGAATACAAAAGTTAGGCTCGATTTGGATATTGCTAGCAATATCGAACAGAGGATTTAGAAGTGGATTAACAGAATAATCTAGCATTAATCAATTCAAAATAAAAAATATGTAAGTACAAAAAAGTGAACTTTTGATGGTTGTCACTGGTCAATTTGGATTACTTCCTTACCACTTGGTAACACCAGTTGCTTCAAGTTGGCAAAGCCGCCCTGGCTCGTCTTAGTGCCTTTGTGGTTTCATAAATGACCAATTCAAAATTCAAAATATAACATTTATAATTTTGCTTTTTGAATTATTCATTTTCGTTTTTTTAACAACCCCGCAGGCGAGTTTTTTCATAATAAAGAGGCACTAACTGCTGCTCCTTTTCCGGCTGAGGTATTTTATGGACTTTTGCCAAAGGGCTGATAATTTCTGACTCACTGATCCCGAAAAGACTCATCACAGACTGCTCAGGTATAGTGAGTAAATTTTTAGCAACTTGGAGCATACAGATATCACCATTATCAAAGTATTTACAAGACTGAATTGTTTCTTGAATTTGGTGAATTAATGCCAGTCCTACAAACTGAATAACTCGCACCAAAAAATCACTACGGTACTCCAAAATCATGGGGAAAGCATTCAAATAAGCCCGAATGAGAGCCAGCAATGAAGGTTGAATCACTTCAAGCGGTGTCATCGCCAGACGTAAAGATTCTTCTAATTCAATGGTGGGGTCTACCACAAGACTCTTAAGCCAAATTCCTAAATAACTTGCTATTAGAGTACCCAAATCAAAAGCAGGATCACCCCAAGCGCAAGCTTCCCAATCAATTAATCGCACTAGGCAATTGTCTAGTTGATTCCAACGGGAATGAATTAATATATTGTCTAACTTCAGGTCGTTGTGAGTCAAGCAACAAGGTTGCCATT
Above is a window of Nostoc sp. UHCC 0702 DNA encoding:
- a CDS encoding 2-succinylbenzoate--CoA ligase, translating into MERLLDYLNNHIQHDWLIGYNNSQLQELAQELYLELTQLLKYKTTIKIILAERDPVKFLASFIAACAANCSVFLCNPDWGTQEWQQVFNLVQPDIIWGIGNWELGIGNGEQNSTSSSSSPSSPSSPQIMIPTGGSSGQIKFAIHTWETLKASVQGFVEYFQLEQVNSFCVLPLYHVSGLMQFMRSFTTGGKLAVIPFKTLDASQISNIKTSDFFISLVPTQLQRLLQNPEFTDWLTQFKTVLLGGAPAWDELLEKARFHRIQLAPTYGMTETASQIATLKPDDFLNGKISSGQILPHAKIKICNQQGQVLNSNQIGNITIQTKSLALGYYPQTWNNQDYFQVDDLGFLDEQGYLNIVGRSSEKIITGGENIYPVEIESVIRETQMVADICVIGIPDQHWGQVLTALYVPNNSNTSTIEIQTELHKKLSKYKIPKHWIPLSNLPRNTQGKINRQQLQQIATEYLQSLS
- a CDS encoding acyl-CoA thioesterase yields the protein MTFTYKRTVRFQDTDAAQVVYFANILSICHEAYEESLAASGINLKDFFTNPSVAFPIVHSSVDFYRPMFCGDNLAISLIPQKLGVDKFEITYEVSVAYVIVAKAITRHVCIDASSRRKQELPEEIVRWLETNRQDAEVAERRRLRETL